The Hymenobacter baengnokdamensis genome includes a region encoding these proteins:
- a CDS encoding DUF4252 domain-containing protein, translating into MHFLDSSPSCHRPLNTRIWLQLLALGIAIGLLMLSGCRAGGPGTPARTVSAFFAKYRDRPGFRTTEWSADLLQRLALVRVGKLLGGNDLTNAITGIRTARVMSFTPTSGSAQGLVREGLNKEVSGLLQAERYTSLVNSNGGAATYQYVVKASGDQVSELVATGALPDALGSFVLVQVQGNFTRAQAEALSKVLPEVVQQTAGK; encoded by the coding sequence ATGCACTTCCTTGATAGTAGCCCCAGCTGCCACCGCCCCCTGAACACGCGCATCTGGCTTCAGCTGCTGGCCCTGGGCATCGCCATTGGCCTGCTGATGCTGAGCGGCTGCCGCGCCGGAGGGCCGGGCACGCCTGCCCGCACCGTATCGGCTTTTTTTGCCAAATACCGCGACCGGCCCGGCTTTCGCACCACCGAGTGGTCGGCCGACCTGCTACAGCGTCTGGCGCTCGTGCGGGTGGGTAAGCTACTGGGTGGCAATGACCTTACGAATGCCATCACGGGTATCCGTACGGCACGGGTGATGAGCTTTACGCCTACCTCGGGCAGTGCCCAGGGCCTCGTACGCGAGGGCCTCAATAAGGAAGTGAGCGGCCTGCTGCAAGCCGAGCGCTACACCTCACTGGTGAATTCGAATGGCGGAGCCGCTACCTACCAATATGTGGTAAAAGCCTCGGGCGACCAGGTGAGCGAGCTGGTCGCTACCGGTGCCCTGCCCGATGCGCTGGGCTCGTTTGTGCTGGTGCAGGTGCAAGGCAATTTCACGCGCGCCCAGGCCGAAGCCCTGAGCAAAGTGCTGCCCGAGGTAGTGCAGCAAACGGCAGGTAAGTAA
- a CDS encoding NUDIX domain-containing protein translates to MTYSQPPADLDETHNPWQTLSSEVKYQNPWIRVREDQIINPKGGPGVYGVVSMKNKAIGIVPLDPEGNTWLVGQYRYALNEYCWEIPMGGGPVELDVLESARRELREETGLLAARWTRIARLHTSNSVTDEEGFVFLAEDLTQSEWEPEETEDLRLWKLPLAQAVELVMADRITDAISVAGLLKAERVLAARNGAQPPAQAT, encoded by the coding sequence ATGACTTATTCGCAGCCCCCCGCTGACCTCGACGAAACGCACAACCCCTGGCAGACGCTAAGCTCGGAAGTGAAGTACCAGAATCCCTGGATTCGGGTGCGCGAAGACCAGATTATCAACCCCAAAGGCGGTCCTGGGGTGTACGGCGTGGTGTCCATGAAAAATAAAGCCATCGGAATTGTACCGCTCGACCCGGAGGGCAATACCTGGCTGGTAGGCCAGTACCGGTACGCGCTCAACGAGTACTGCTGGGAAATACCGATGGGCGGCGGACCCGTCGAGCTCGACGTGCTCGAATCGGCCCGGCGCGAGCTGCGCGAGGAAACCGGCCTGCTGGCTGCCCGCTGGACGCGCATCGCCCGCCTGCACACTTCCAACTCGGTTACCGACGAAGAGGGCTTCGTGTTTCTGGCCGAAGACCTGACCCAAAGCGAGTGGGAGCCCGAAGAAACCGAAGACCTGCGCCTCTGGAAGCTGCCGCTGGCGCAAGCCGTTGAGCTGGTTATGGCCGACCGCATTACCGATGCTATCAGCGTGGCGGGCCTGCTGAAGGCGGAGCGGGTGCTGGCCGCCAGAAATGGTGCCCAGCCGCCGGCACAGGCCACTTAG
- a CDS encoding lysophospholipid acyltransferase family protein codes for MPAFLRYLGHRLYTTWATLWFVLPFFVTYPLQLILVRRPQWRPYLHAINRNWAKFSILMWGVPLEIIHESTAPVPQPCIYVANHGSYIDILVLFYTIPGFLNMMGKDTLAKFPLWGPIFGKTYITVNRRSVVSRGRAMAQARQGLLNGRPLAIFPEGTIGPKPGEELLPFMDGAFQLAIATGVPIVPVSMPLNHKFMPSVAGLRVRHARLRVVFHEPISTKGLTQEDVPALKAKVAAQIADDFVPEGRGIPEPSKFW; via the coding sequence ATGCCTGCTTTTCTGCGTTACCTTGGCCATCGGCTCTACACTACATGGGCTACGCTGTGGTTTGTACTTCCTTTTTTTGTCACCTACCCGCTGCAGCTCATTCTGGTGCGCCGGCCGCAGTGGCGACCCTACCTGCACGCCATTAATCGCAATTGGGCTAAGTTCTCCATCCTGATGTGGGGCGTGCCGCTGGAAATTATCCACGAAAGCACCGCGCCGGTACCGCAGCCCTGCATCTACGTAGCCAACCACGGCTCTTACATTGATATTCTGGTGCTCTTCTACACCATCCCGGGCTTCCTGAATATGATGGGGAAAGACACGCTGGCAAAGTTTCCGCTCTGGGGACCGATATTCGGCAAAACTTATATTACGGTTAATCGTCGCAGCGTGGTGAGCCGCGGCCGGGCCATGGCCCAGGCCCGGCAGGGGCTGCTCAATGGCCGGCCGCTGGCCATATTCCCAGAAGGTACCATTGGGCCCAAACCCGGCGAGGAGCTGCTGCCCTTTATGGATGGCGCGTTTCAGCTGGCTATTGCTACCGGCGTGCCGATTGTGCCGGTGAGCATGCCCCTGAACCACAAGTTTATGCCCTCCGTTGCCGGCCTGCGGGTGCGTCACGCGCGGCTGCGCGTCGTGTTTCACGAGCCTATTAGTACCAAAGGCCTTACCCAGGAAGATGTACCCGCTCTGAAAGCGAAAGTGGCCGCTCAGATTGCCGATGACTTCGTGCCCGAAGGCCGGGGCATTCCGGAGCCCAGTAAGTTTTGGTGA
- the gatC gene encoding Asp-tRNA(Asn)/Glu-tRNA(Gln) amidotransferase subunit GatC produces MKADLETLRGLAHLARLEFDPAREGQMLTDLNKILDWVAQLEKVDTEGVAPLVHLSHEINVLRDDEARNTVSHQDGLRNAPRKDSDYFRVPKVLD; encoded by the coding sequence ATGAAAGCTGACCTCGAAACCCTGCGTGGCCTGGCGCACCTGGCCCGCCTCGAATTTGACCCGGCCCGCGAAGGTCAGATGCTCACCGACCTCAATAAAATCTTGGATTGGGTGGCCCAGCTGGAGAAAGTTGATACCGAAGGCGTAGCGCCGCTCGTTCATTTGTCGCACGAAATCAACGTGCTGCGCGACGATGAGGCCCGCAATACCGTAAGCCACCAGGATGGCCTGCGCAATGCCCCGCGCAAGGATTCGGACTACTTCCGCGTGCCCAAGGTGCTGGATTAG